A single Pan paniscus chromosome 21, NHGRI_mPanPan1-v2.0_pri, whole genome shotgun sequence DNA region contains:
- the RALY gene encoding RNA-binding protein Raly isoform X2, with protein MSLKLQASNVTNKNDPKSINSRVFIGNLNTALVKKSDVETIFSKYGRVAGCSVHKGYAFVQYSNERHARAAVLGENGRVLAGQTLDINMAGEPKPDRPKGLKRAASAIYRLFDYRGRLSPVPVPRAVPVKRPRVTVPLVRRVKTNVPVKLFARSTAITTSSAKIKLKSSELQAIKTELTQIKSNIDALLSRLEQIAAEQKANPDGKKKGDGGGASGGGGGGGGGGGGSGGGGGGGSSRPPAPQENTTSEAGLPQGEARTRDDGDEEGLLTHSEEELEHSQDTDADDGALQ; from the exons ATGTCCTTGAAGCTTCAGGCAAGCAATGTAACCAACAAGAATGACCCCAAGTCCATCAACTCTCGAGTCTTCATTGGAAACCTCAACACAGCTCTGGTGAAGAAATCAGATGTGGAGACCATCTTCTCTAAGTATGGCCGTGTGGCCGGCTGTTCTGTGCACAAGGGCTATGCCTTTGTTCAGTACTCCAATGAGCGCCATGCCCGGGCAGCTGTGCTGGGAGAGAATGGGCGGGTGCTGGCCGGGCAGACCCTGG ACATCAACATGGCTGGAGAGCCTAAGCCTGACAGACCCAAGGGGCTAAAGAGAGCAGCATCTGCCATATACAG GCTCTTCGACTACCGGGGCCGTCTGTCGCCCGTGCCAGTGCCCAGGGCGGTCCCTGTGAAGCGACCCCGGGTCACAGTCCCTTTGGTCCGGCGTGTCAAAACTAACGTACCTGTCAAGCTCTTTGCCCGCTCCACAGCTATCACCACCAGCTCAGCCAAGATCAAGT TAAAGAGCAGTGAGCTGCAGGCCATCAAGACGGAGCTGACACAGATCAAGTCCAATATCGATGCCCTGCTGAGCCGCTTGGAGCAGATCGCTGCGGAGCAAAAGGCCAATCCAG ATGGCAAGAAGAAGGGTGATGGAGGTGGCGccagcggcggcggcggtggtggtggcggcggtggcggtggcagtggtggtggcggtggcggTGGCAGCAGCCGGCCACCAGCCCCCCAAGAGAACACAACTTCTGAGGCAGGCCTGCCCCAGGGAGAAGCACGGACCCGAGACGACGGCGATGAGGAGGGGCTCCTGACACACAGCGAGGAAGAGCTG GAACACAGCCAGGACACAGACGCGGATGATGGGGCCTTGCAGTAA
- the RALY gene encoding RNA-binding protein Raly isoform X1, with protein sequence MSLKLQASNVTNKNDPKSINSRVFIGNLNTALVKKSDVETIFSKYGRVAGCSVHKGYAFVQYSNERHARAAVLGENGRVLAGQTLDINMAGEPKPDRPKGLKRAASAIYSGYIFDYDYYRDDFYDRLFDYRGRLSPVPVPRAVPVKRPRVTVPLVRRVKTNVPVKLFARSTAITTSSAKIKLKSSELQAIKTELTQIKSNIDALLSRLEQIAAEQKANPDGKKKGDGGGASGGGGGGGGGGGGSGGGGGGGSSRPPAPQENTTSEAGLPQGEARTRDDGDEEGLLTHSEEELEHSQDTDADDGALQ encoded by the exons ATGTCCTTGAAGCTTCAGGCAAGCAATGTAACCAACAAGAATGACCCCAAGTCCATCAACTCTCGAGTCTTCATTGGAAACCTCAACACAGCTCTGGTGAAGAAATCAGATGTGGAGACCATCTTCTCTAAGTATGGCCGTGTGGCCGGCTGTTCTGTGCACAAGGGCTATGCCTTTGTTCAGTACTCCAATGAGCGCCATGCCCGGGCAGCTGTGCTGGGAGAGAATGGGCGGGTGCTGGCCGGGCAGACCCTGG ACATCAACATGGCTGGAGAGCCTAAGCCTGACAGACCCAAGGGGCTAAAGAGAGCAGCATCTGCCATATACAG TGGCTACATCTTTGACTATGATTACTACCGGGACGACTTCTACGACAG GCTCTTCGACTACCGGGGCCGTCTGTCGCCCGTGCCAGTGCCCAGGGCGGTCCCTGTGAAGCGACCCCGGGTCACAGTCCCTTTGGTCCGGCGTGTCAAAACTAACGTACCTGTCAAGCTCTTTGCCCGCTCCACAGCTATCACCACCAGCTCAGCCAAGATCAAGT TAAAGAGCAGTGAGCTGCAGGCCATCAAGACGGAGCTGACACAGATCAAGTCCAATATCGATGCCCTGCTGAGCCGCTTGGAGCAGATCGCTGCGGAGCAAAAGGCCAATCCAG ATGGCAAGAAGAAGGGTGATGGAGGTGGCGccagcggcggcggcggtggtggtggcggcggtggcggtggcagtggtggtggcggtggcggTGGCAGCAGCCGGCCACCAGCCCCCCAAGAGAACACAACTTCTGAGGCAGGCCTGCCCCAGGGAGAAGCACGGACCCGAGACGACGGCGATGAGGAGGGGCTCCTGACACACAGCGAGGAAGAGCTG GAACACAGCCAGGACACAGACGCGGATGATGGGGCCTTGCAGTAA
- the EIF2S2 gene encoding eukaryotic translation initiation factor 2 subunit 2 isoform X2 yields the protein MSGDEMIFDPTMSKKKKKKKKPFMLDEEGDTQTEETQPSETKEVEPEPTEDKDLEADEEDTRKKDASDDLDDLNFFNQKKKKKKTKKIFDIDEAEEGVKDLKIESDVQEPTEPEDDLDIMLGNKKKKKKNVKFPDEDEILEKDEALEDEDNKKDDGISFSNQTGPAWAGSERDYTYEELLNRVFNIMREKNPDMVAGEKRKFVMKPPQVVRVGTKKTSFVNFTDICKLGSIDGNNQLVIKGRFQQKQIENVLRRYIKEYVTCHTCRSPDTILQKDTRLYFLQCETCHSRCSVASIKTGFQAVTGKRAQLRAKAN from the exons ATGATTTTTGATCCTACTAtgagcaagaagaaaaagaagaagaagaagccttTTATGTTAGATGAGGAAGGGGATACCCAAACAGAGGAAACCCAGCCTTCAGAAACAAAAGAAGTGGAGCCAGAGCCAACTGAGGACAAGGATTTGGAAGCTGATGAAGAGGACACTAGGAAAAAAG ATGCTTCTGATGATCTAGATGACTTGAACTtctttaatcaaaagaaaaagaagaaaaaaactaaaaagatatttgatattgATGAAGCTGAAGAAGGTGTAAAG GATCTTAAGATTGAAAGTGATGTTCAAGAACCAACTGAACCAGAGGATGACCTTGACATTAtgcttggcaataaaaagaagaaaaagaagaatgttaAGTTCCCAGATGAGGATGAAATACTAGAGAAAGATGAAG CTCTAGAAGATGAAGACAACAAAAAAGATGATGGTATCTCATTCAGTAATCAGACAGGCCCTGCTTGGGCAGGCTCAGAAAGAGACTACACATACGAGGAG ctgCTGAATCGAGTGTTCAACATCATGAGGGAAAAGAATCCAGATATGGTTGCtggggagaaaaggaaatttgtCATGAAACCTCCACAAGTCGTCCGAGTAGGAACCAAGAAAACTTCTTTTGTCAacttcacagatatctgtaaact tGGTTCTATAGATGGTAATAACCAACTTGTAATCAAAGGAAGATTCCAACAGAAACAGATAGAAAATGTCTTGAGAAGATATATCA AGGAATATGTCACTTGTCACACATGCCGATCACCGGACACAATCCTGCAGAAGGACACGCGACTCTATTTCCTACAGTGCGAAACTTGTCATTCTAGATGTTCTGTTGCCAGTATCAAAACCGGCTTCCAGGCTGTCACGGGCAAGCGAGCACAGCTCCGTGCCAAAGCTAACTAA
- the EIF2S2 gene encoding eukaryotic translation initiation factor 2 subunit 2 isoform X1, with translation MSGDEMIFDPTMSKKKKKKKKPFMLDEEGDTQTEETQPSETKEVEPEPTEDKDLEADEEDTRKKDASDDLDDLNFFNQKKKKKKTKKIFDIDEAEEGVKDLKIESDVQEPTEPEDDLDIMLGNKKKKKKNVKFPDEDEILEKDEALEDEDNKKDDGISFSNQTGPAWAGSERDYTYEELLNRVFNIMREKNPDMVAGEKRKFVMKPPQVVRVGTKKTSFVNFTDICKLLHRQPKHLLAFLLAELGTSGSIDGNNQLVIKGRFQQKQIENVLRRYIKEYVTCHTCRSPDTILQKDTRLYFLQCETCHSRCSVASIKTGFQAVTGKRAQLRAKAN, from the exons ATGATTTTTGATCCTACTAtgagcaagaagaaaaagaagaagaagaagccttTTATGTTAGATGAGGAAGGGGATACCCAAACAGAGGAAACCCAGCCTTCAGAAACAAAAGAAGTGGAGCCAGAGCCAACTGAGGACAAGGATTTGGAAGCTGATGAAGAGGACACTAGGAAAAAAG ATGCTTCTGATGATCTAGATGACTTGAACTtctttaatcaaaagaaaaagaagaaaaaaactaaaaagatatttgatattgATGAAGCTGAAGAAGGTGTAAAG GATCTTAAGATTGAAAGTGATGTTCAAGAACCAACTGAACCAGAGGATGACCTTGACATTAtgcttggcaataaaaagaagaaaaagaagaatgttaAGTTCCCAGATGAGGATGAAATACTAGAGAAAGATGAAG CTCTAGAAGATGAAGACAACAAAAAAGATGATGGTATCTCATTCAGTAATCAGACAGGCCCTGCTTGGGCAGGCTCAGAAAGAGACTACACATACGAGGAG ctgCTGAATCGAGTGTTCAACATCATGAGGGAAAAGAATCCAGATATGGTTGCtggggagaaaaggaaatttgtCATGAAACCTCCACAAGTCGTCCGAGTAGGAACCAAGAAAACTTCTTTTGTCAacttcacagatatctgtaaact attaCATCGTCAGCCCAAACATCTCCTTGCATTTTTGTTGGCTGAACTGGGTACAAG tGGTTCTATAGATGGTAATAACCAACTTGTAATCAAAGGAAGATTCCAACAGAAACAGATAGAAAATGTCTTGAGAAGATATATCA AGGAATATGTCACTTGTCACACATGCCGATCACCGGACACAATCCTGCAGAAGGACACGCGACTCTATTTCCTACAGTGCGAAACTTGTCATTCTAGATGTTCTGTTGCCAGTATCAAAACCGGCTTCCAGGCTGTCACGGGCAAGCGAGCACAGCTCCGTGCCAAAGCTAACTAA